AACCTTGTCGCGCGCGGGATTGCCGGTGGCGGGCGTTGCTTGCATGTGACAGGTCACACAAGCATCTTTCACTGCAAACTTGTGACCTGAGGTGCCAATCGGCACGCCATACTCAATCGCATTTGAGCCGTCCAGCATATCGGCTTGATTGCTGTAATGCGGACCGAATGTCGTGCTGGTTGGAGGGGTGTTGGTGTAATCTTCGGCATCCCGGCGGCTGATATGGCATTGCATGCAAACCTTGCCCAAGCCGCCATAATTGACCACGGTCACGCTGTCGCCCAACGTCACATTGTCCAGGTTGCGAACTTGTTTCGGCAGATCGGCACGATGCTGATCGTGACAGACAGCGCAACTGATTTGCGGAAAACCGCGATCCGGACGTTTGTCGTTGGGAATCGGGTCGACCCGGCGAATGAAAGCCCAGCCGGAATGGCACCTGGCGCAACCCGCCGTCACATTGTTGGCTTGAGACTCGCGCGCCGTGCTGGCATGCCGGGAGAGTTTCCATTGCGTGTTCTTCTTATGATATGGTGCTTCTTCATGGCAATAGCCGCAAACCGCTTCGTCCAGGCTCATCGCGATATTGGCTTTATTGCCCAAATGGGTGCTGCCCGGACCGTGACAACTCTCGCATTGGACGTTCGCGCGATGTGCCAGCTTGGGATATTTCATCAACAACGTGTCATAATTCCCGGCTTTCAGCGTCGTGGGGAACTTCCAACCCACTTCGGCTTGCACATCGTCGAAGCCGTCATTGCCGTTGGCATCCTTGTCATAGCCGGTGGTGTGGCACTCAATACAGCTTTCGTTGTAATTGGGACTCAGAAGGCCATTAAGACCGCGCTTCAACATATCCGAATGCCCGGTCTTGGTCCACTGGTTGAAATTGGTGCTATGGCAAAGCGCGCACTGCCCGGCAGCGACATCGGTGGGCAGGCCATCCATCCCGCCGACGCCCACGAACTTCGCGGCGTTAATCGTCACCGAGCGGGCCCGGCTGGTGCCACCGGCAGTGGTGATCACCAACTGCACGGTAAATTTGCCAACCATGTCCGGCTTGAACGTGGTTTGCTTTTTGTTGGTGCTGTCCAAAACCGCATTCGACCCACTTGGTTTTGCGGTCAGCGACCAGGCGTAAGTGGTTACCGCCGCATTCAGTGAATCACGGCCAACGAGATAGACCAATTGGTTGACGCCGACATTCGACAAACCGGTCGAACGCGGCGAGGTCCACTTCAGGTCGTGGAGTTCCTGCGGGCTGTAACCTTCGATCTTGATGATCGCCGTTGGCGTTTGGGCAAAGGCAAAACTCGCCATTACAGCCAACAGCATCAACGTCGCCCAACTGTAAGGCATTTTTTTCATAACGATTTCTCCTAATTATAGCGACGTTTACGAGTGAATTAGATTAGAATTTCACAACAAAATAAACGCTGATTGATCCCGTTCAATTTCACCTCCTCTCCTGATTTTCCTGTTGCATTCCACTTTGAAACAACGCGTCACATTTTTGCACCTTGAAACGCAAAGGCAGTGCCAAAAGCGGAGTGAAAAGTGGCAGCATTAACCTTATGAAAAACAGGGAGAATTTTCATCGCAATCATCGGAATTCGGGGGCAAGTTATTAGATTTGAGAATAATCAACGCCAGCATTCTTAAAATTAGGAAGCTTGGGGTGAATGTCAAAGGATTTTCTAATTTACCAAATCGCGAAAGGGGAGAAACTGGAAGGACTTTCTTGGCAGTGAAAACTTTTTATTCGAACGGTGTATATTTTTTTGGAGAAAATCAAACAGCCGCTTCGCATGGGGGATTTCTATTCCGCAGGATGGCGGCGACGGCTTTGGCGATAAATCCAGCTTAAAATCGCGCCAACAATTCCGAAAGGAATCAGCGCCAAGAACGCGATGCTGACATAATAGGCGTTGAGAATTTGTTTGCCGGTGGCGGCAAAACATTTGGGGCAGGCGGCGCTCACGTCGGGTAATACAAACAATCCCACAAGCATGCCAATGGCGAGCAGATACGGTTTTATTGTCATACCACGATTTCGATGTTACTGATAATATGAAAAAACGTCGTAAACGGATTGAGCTGATTGAGCGGATAGTTTTGTTGATTAATGATTTTGGGAATCCGCTTGATCTGCTCAAGCCGCTTACAAAAATAATTCAACCGAGATAAACCAGCCCGTACAGCAGCGGCCAGATGCCGACGACGAAAAACCAATAGAGCCGGCAAAGCTCGAGGCCGTTGAAGTTTTGCGCCGAATATTTTTTGCTCAGCGCGCGCGTAAAAACTATTGACAAGACAATCACCGCCGCTAAAACATGCAAACCGTGAGCGCCGATCAGCGTGTAAAACGTCGCGCCGTAATTGCCGGACGTCAAGGTCAAGCCATAATTCACCAACCGCAGCCACTCCGTGCCTTGCACGCCGAGAAAGATCGTTCCCAAGGCGCCAGTCACGGCCAGCCAATTCACGAGTGTTTTCTGATTGTCGCTACGAACCGCGAGCGTCGCGCGATGCATCGTATAGGCGCTGAAAAGCAAAATAAGAGTGTTGATCGCCGTCACTTCCACCGGCAGGCGCGGTTGACCGGCCGGCGGCCAAACACCGCCGCCGGCGCGCAAAATCAGAAAGGCACTGATCAAGCCGGCGAAGAACATCGCCTCGGTGCCCAAAAAAATCAGCAAGCCCAACACCGAGCCGTTGATCGGCAGCTCAACGTTCGGAAGCGCGCGGTCCTCAGCGCCGGCGCGGCTGAATGTGCCGTTGCTGGCCGGGAACAAATTTTTTGCGAAGGTATTTTCCATTTTATTTATTCTCAACGATTGTACACAATATCCGGAATCAGCGTCACCGTCATGATGATAAACAAAACCACCGGCACGAGGGCGATGAGATGCACCAGGCGCTGCTCGAATTTGAGGTGCATGAAATTCACCGCCACCAAAAAGGCCTTGACGGCGGCAACGGCGAAAATAAGCGTGATGGTGACGGCTTGCGAAAACGGCAAATAGACCGCGGCGAGGCTGATGACCAGCAAAAAAACCAGCCAGGCCCAAACCGCGACGTAATTGGGGCGAATGTGTGCGGTGTTTGACATGAGGTTCTCCTTGCAGGACAATGTCATCGCGAGGCGCTTTTTGCCGAAGCGATCTGTTAAATTCGAGGAGATTGCTTCGTCCCGCTGGAAAACGCGGGACACGCAATGACAGTTACACATTTGAATAATTCAATACGAAAGATAAAGCAACGGAAACAGAAAAATCCAAACAACGTCCACAAAATGCCAATACAAGCCGCAGTATTCGACGCGCTGATGGGTGTTCGGCCACAGCGTGCCGCGCGAGGCCATGACAAACAAGGCGAAATTGGCGATCATGCCACCGAGCACGTGCAAGCCGTGCAGGCCGGTCATGGTGTAGTAAAACGCCCAAAACGTGCCGGAAAGCGGCGTAAAGCCGTTGCTGATTTCGGTGGTGTACTCAATCGCCTTGAATCCCAAAAACAACAGCCCGCCCAGAACCGTTAAACCGAGATAAAGCTTGGCGCGCCGGCGGTTTTCATCTTCAATCGCGGCGTGCGCCAGCACCATCGTCAAGCTGCTGGTCAACAGCACCAAAGTATTGATCGCGCCAATCGCGGTGCTGACGTGATGCGCCATTTCCGCCCAGGCGCCGGCGCTGGCCAGACGATACAAAATGTACGAGCCGATCAACCCGCCGAACACCATGATTTCGGAGGCGAGAAACCACCAGATTCCCATTTTGCCGATTGGCATTGTTTTCTCGTAATAGTTTTCAGTCACGGCAATACTGCTCATGGTTGAATCTCCTTTTGAATGTGAGCAAATGTTTTCGTTTGCCTGTTTGCCGGTTCGCCTGTTTGCCAGTTAATCGAATAAACCGGCGAACTGGCTAACTGGCTAACGGTTGATCCTGCGGCTGCCAATCCTCTTTCATATTCATATTCGGCGCACTGTACACATACGGGCCGTGATAAACGCTCGGCGCGATTTCAAAATTGCCGTGAGGCGGCGGAGAAGGCGCGGTCCATTCGAGGGTATTCGCTTGCCACGGATTGCGGTCGGCAATTTTTCCTTTGAACAGGCTCCAGAAGAAATTGATGAGGAAAGGAATTTGCGACGCAAACAAAAGAATGGCCGCAATGGTTGCAAACTTGTGCAGCGGCTGATGCGGTTTGAGAAAATCATACTGAAAGGGATCGTAGAGACGGCGCATTTCACCGCCCAGCCCGGCTTTGAACAAGGGCATGAAAACCAGATTGAAGAAAACCAGTGTGAGCCAGAAATGAACTTTGCCCCAGGTCTCGTTCATCATGCGGCCGAACATTTTGGGAAACCAGAAATACATGGCGGTGAAGCCGCCGAGGAAAACCGCTGAAATCAGCGTGTAATGAAAATGTGCCACCACGAAGTAGGTGTCGTGCAAGTAAATATCCGCCGTCGCCGAGCCGAGAAAGATGCCGGTGAGGCCGCCGATGATGAACATTGCCAGTGTGCCGACCGCGAAGAGCATCGGGGTGGTAAAACGAATCGCGCCTTTCCACAACGTCGCCATCATCGCCAGCAGGATGATGGTGAACGGCACCGAGATCAAAATCGTGGTGATGCTGAACGGCATGACGAGCTTGAAGTTCATGCCGCTAACGAACATGTGATGCGCCCACACGATAAAACTCAACACGCCGGCGACGATGGTCGAGTAGACGATGGCTTTGTAACCGAAGATCGGTTTGCGCGAGAAAACCGGCAACACTTCCAACACTGCGCCGAGGCCGGGCAGGAGAATGACGTAAACTTCGGGATGGCCGAAGAACCAGAAGAGATGCTGCCACAGCAGTGGATCGCCGCCTTGCGCGACGGTGTAAAAACTGGTGCCGGCGGTGCGATCCAGCAAAAGCAAGACGGCGCCGGCGATGAGCGGGCCAACCGACAACATGAAGATGACGGCGGCGGTAATTTGCATCCACACCATCAGCGGCAGGCGCATCATTTTCAAACCGCGCGCGCGCATGCTTACCGTGGTGGTGAGAAAATTGATGCCACCCATCAAGAATGAGGCGAACTCCAGCGCCAGGCCGAGAATCCATAGCGTGATGCCCCAATTCACGCCGGTGTAAACCGGATTCGCCGAGAGCGGCGGATAGCCCGTCCAGCCCGCGGACGCGGCGCCGCCGGGGACGAAGAAGGAGGCGATCATCACCACCGAGGCGGTGAAGATCGTCCAGAACGACATCATGTTGAGCCGCGGAAACGCCATGTCCGGCGCGCCGACCATGAGTGGAATCAAAAAATTTCCGAACGCGCCGAGCAGAATCGGCATGGCGACGAAGAAAACCATGATGGTGCCGTGCATGGTGACGATGGCGTTGTAAAATTCCGGTGGCACGACGCCTTGAAACATGGTCGGCTCGGGAATCCAACCGGTGCCGGGCACGGGCGATTCGGGCCAGGCCAACTCCCAGCGCATCAAATACGCCAGCAGGCCGCCGACCAGCGCCATGAACATGCCGAGAAAAAGATATTGCTTGCCGATGACTTTGTGATCGACCGAAAAAATATATTTGCGCCAGAAGCTCAGTTTTTCTTCATGCGTGGCGTGTGCGGTTGCAGCGGATGACATGCGATTTTCCTCCTCGAAGTTTGCGTTACAGCTTAAAATTTACAATTGACCAACTTGGGTCGAATCAGCCGCCGCCGGCGGCCAGCGCTCTTGCGTCCATTTGGCGTAATCTTCCTCCGAATGCACGAACAAGAAACCGCGCATGGTGTAATGCCCGTAGCCGCACAGCTCGGCGCAGGCGATTTCATACTCGCCGGTTTCCGTCGCTTCGAACCACGCGGGAATTTTGCGGCCAGGAATGCAATCCTGCTTCAAACGCATGACCGGCACAAAGAAACTGTGAAGGACATCTTCGGAATTGAGGGAGAGGTCAACGACTTTTTTCACGGGAACGTGCAATTCGTTTTCCAGCGTGAGATCGTCGTCCGTGCCAAATTGGCCGTCCGGGCCGGGGTAGGTAAAATTCCAGTTGAATTGCTTGCCGGTGACGATGACCTTGATGTCGCTCGCTGGCGTTTCGCCTTTGACTTTGCTCCAGGCCTCGCCGCCGGCAAAGTCGATTCCCAAATCCAACACCAAAACAATCGCCGCGGGCACGAGAATCCACGCCAACTCGGATATCTTGTCACCGGCAATATACGCGGCGCGCCGGCCTTCTTTGCGGCGATAGCGAATGACCAAATAAAGTATCACCGCTTCGCCGAGAATAAAGCCGGCACCGACGATGTAAAAGATCAACCAAAACACCGCGTCGATATCTCCGCCGTAGGTCGAGATATTCTTGGGAAACCAATCGAACATGCAACAATCCTCCTCAGTTGATTTGAAGCGCGTGCTGGAATTTTGGTTTTTAAAAGCAAATGCAATGCCGCACGCCCACGAGAATATGCAAGTTGTTTTTCAAGTAATTATTCAATAACGCAAGCAGACAAAGACGATCTTTTTTCTCATCTTTGCAAAAAATTTCTTAATTTTAAGAGAGCAAGCTCCGATTATTCATAAGTTGTGGCTGCGCACCCTTTGATGATCAGAGCAAGACTACTCCTCATCATCAAATTTTTTCTTGCACTCCGGGCAAAAGCTGTGTGTGAAATCTGCCTCGGAGTGCCTGGCGATGTAGTCTTCAAGAATGTTCCAGTAGCCTTGATCATCACGAATTTTTTTGCAGGAGGCACAAATCGGAATCAGACCGCTCAGGGTTTTCACATTCGCCAGGGCCTGGCGAAGCTCGGTGATGAGTTTTTCGCGCTCCTCTTCGGCTTGCCGATGTTCGACGAAGTAGGCCCGAATCCGTCCGACCATGGGCCGGAAGATAAACAACGCCATCATCAGCAACACGAAGATGGTGATGACCATGACAGTGCGCTCCAGGCGCTGTAATCTGGCGATGCCGGCTTCACTTTCCTTTTGGTACAGTTTCACCAACTCGTTCATCGAAGACAGCAACTGCGTCGCGGAAGAGGAAATATATTGCAAATGCGGATTGTCCAACACAAGATCGCTTTCCGGCGCCTGGCACAGGCTTTTGGAGGCTGCCAAATACCTTTGGACTTTCTCATGCAACGAATGCGGTGGCGAAAAGAAAATCGCCTGAACCTCGGCTGAAGATCGGTCGGGCAAATTCAAGCTCGAATCGCTGTTGATCAAGCCGGCAAGAGAAGATTCCATGAGCGTTATGGCGTTGATCAGCTCGCGGCGCCAGGCCGCACGTTCGCTGGACAACCGGCTGTCAGCCAGCCGCATCGAGCAAAACGCGATGCGCTGTGACAGCATGCGTTGCTGGCCGCTGAGGTTGATCACGGCGCCGCGCTTGAGCTCGGCATTGATTTTCTTTTGGAGAGCGTAATCGGAGACGATGGCGACGAGCGCTAAAACACCCAACGCGAAAAGATACCTGCGGCTCATGCTTTTGTCAAAATTTTTCTCCATCCCGGTGCCGGCCAATCGTCCTCGCCGTTTATAAACATGCTGGTGGGGAAATTTTAGCATGATTCGCGGTGGTCGGTTGCCATGTGCTGAGGGTGATCCCATCCCGGATCTGTATTTGACGCTGCAGCGTTTGTCTGGCCAAATCTGCCATTGATCGGCTTCGCAAGATTTCTTTCATTTTTTCCTGAACTTCATGCCACACCAAATGCACAGCGCACCACGACTCGCGAAAACACAAGCCGGCGGAGATCAAGCATTTGTTCAACGCCAAGTTTCCTTCGGCGGCTTCAATGACCTCCAAAAGCGTAATTTCCTCCGCCGGTTTCGCCAATTCAATGCCGCCGCCGACGCCGCGATGCGACAGCACCAGCTTCGATTTTGTCAGCAGTTGCACGATCTTGCGCAAAAAATTTTCGGGAATATCCCATTGCCGGGCAATATCATAAATTTGCACGACGGCGCCGGCCGGTTGGGAAGCCAAATGCAACATGGCTCGCACCGTATACTCACCTGCCATGGTTAATTGCAGCACACAAGCCTCGCTCAAAAAGAAGTGAAAGAAGATTGTCTTTGTCTCGTTTAGACACGAATGCGTATTCCAATTTTGTGCCAGAATCGGCAAGCCGAGGCGAGATGACAATAGAGAATTGATTTTTAACAGGATGCCAGCAGCCGAATCGCATGAGCAATACGCAAATTTTTTGCAGTTGTGAGAAATTTTGCGAAAAAATTCTTATTTATTGAAAAATAAGGCCGTCTGAACATCGCGATCTGTCACACACTCAAATCCGCTATGATTACCGCACTGATTAGCGGCGAAAAAAGTTGCATGATCGCCATTTATCGCCCAAAAAAGACTTGACTTCCTTTATATAGTTTTGTATTATGAAGGCGTTGCTGTTAAACGCGCTTCTTCTCCCCTTTTTTTTATCAACGTCTTTTTCCAACGCCTGCAGCATTATTTGTATGTGACTCTGTAGCGCTTACAGCTTGAAGGGCCGGACAATCGGCTTTTTACCGGCAAAGTGAAGCTGCGATTTGCAGGGCTGGGAAATCAAGCTACGGCCATAGTTGATGTTTATGGATTTGCAAAATCTTCCGAATACGCAACTGATCAAGCTGTGCGCTGAAGCGCCGGATCATCGCGAAGCCTGGCTGTTGTTCCATCAACGCTTTGATCGTTCGATTCGCTTGTTCATTTTGAGAGAATGCAAGCGCAAAGACCTGACCGCCAATCGCTCCCAGTTCGAGGAAATTTTCAATGATTTGGTGCAGGACGTTTATCTCAAGCTGGTGCAGAACAATTGCAGAGCGCTGCGCAATTACAAAGCCTTGAATGAAGACTCGATTTACCAATATCTCGCCATCATCGCCCGCAACGCGGTTCGCGGTTATCTCACGAAAGTCGGGGCCAAGAAACGGCGCGCCAAGCTGATCTCGCTGGACACGCCCGTGGCCGGGCCGCAGGAAAATGAGAATTTGCGCCTGATCGACGTGGTGCCGGACGCCGGCCCCAGCCCGGACGCGAGCCTGGAGGCGCAAAGCGAACAGCAGGAGCTTGATTGGCTTCTCGAGCAGATCGTCACCGGCGCCAGCAAAGAACGCGACATTTTGATTTATAAATTGCATTACGAAGAGGGGTTTTCACCCGAACAGATTGTCGAACACTGCGGTATCGCCCTTTCCGACAAGAGAATCCGCAACATTATTACGGAGATTAAACAAAAGATTATCGAGGCGCGGCAAAGCCCGAAATCAAAAACTTCCTGAACATTCGGGAAATTCTGCTGTTTTTGATGTCTTATCAAATAGGATGATGATTGGTAGAAGCCTTTTTAAAAAAAGATGCCCGTCACCGCATGTCATGGCCGGCAAGCGTGCGGGAGGGACGCCAACTCGTCCGCATGTAAAAACCACCGACAAAAATTTTGAACCTGAGTCTGTAGCAATTGCAGGACGGAGAATATAGCCACAAGACGAAAACGAGTTTAAAAATCACGCGAGAGGCTATTGACAGCGCACGTCACGATGATCTGTAAAATGCTGCATGCTCCATAAAACCTGGAGATGAGTATGCAAGGGAAGAGTTACAACACCGCAGCGACGAGGGCAGAGGCATGCCTTGACGATGATTTGCTTTACCGCTATCTCGAAAAACTGGCGACTGAACAGGAGCGCCGGACGGTCGAACGCCATCTGCAAGCGTGCCGCGAGTGTTTCAGCGATTTTGCTGCCCTGGCCCGCATGGCCTCCACGCCGGCCACGGAAGCGGAAAAAACCGAGCTGGCGCAGTTGCCGGGTTTGACGCCCGAAGAGCAGATCAACAAAATATTCGATTACCTCAAGGCCGAAGGCCCGGCGCCCGATCCGGTTCGGGAGGTGCTTGACAATAAGTTTGTGTTCCAAACGAAGAAAAAGAGTTGGCCCAAACTGTGGTCATGGCTGCCCTCGCCGCAGCTCGCGCCGCGGTTCGCTTATGTGATGGCTTTGTTCCTTATTCTCGCGGCGACTTCGTTCATCGGCATTCCATTCATCGTGAGCCGTTTTGATAAAAGCGCCGATACACTCGCCGAGATTCAACGCGAATTGCAAACACAACATAAAATTTACGTCAACCCCTCGGATTATGCCGTGAGCGCGCCGCGCTTGTCGGGAGGATATGCGCCCGAGCGATTGTTTTTGATGGGGCCGGAAGAAGAGACGGCATCACGCCTTGATAACTCCCGGCGGCGCCTGGAAGCCGTGACCGCGGACGAGGCCAAAGCGGCTCAAGCCCGGCAACTGTTGGCACAAACCTTCATCATACAAGGCGCTTTTGCGCAAGCGGATTCGGTGCTGCGGCAAATTCCGACGGCCTCGCGGCAACAAGCCGGCCTCTTAAATGATCGAGGCGTTCTGCGTTTGGCGATGAACGATTTCTCGGCGGCGGCCCATGATTTTGAAGCGGCGATCAACGCCGATCCCAAGCTCGTGGAAGCGCGATACAACCTGGCTTTGACGAAGGCCAAAATGGGTTTAATCGCCGAAGCGCTTGTCATTTTTAATGAATACCTCAATCTCGAAACGAAACCCGAATGGCGCGACGTCGCGTTGGATATTCTTGAGGAATTGCAGAAAGAAAAAAAATAACGCCGTTTAGACGGTGGAAAATTGCTGCGGAGGGTAAGATGGTTAGTTTGATTCGTTTGCTTTTTCGCCCTTTTGTCAAAGTGATTCCAATTTGGCGGCTGCCCCCGCTTCCCAATCTGCGCGCGCATCTTTTGGGCCTCACCATCGGATTGGTGGTCACTCTGCTGTGGCTTGGTTTGGATTTCGCGTGGTTCAATTCGGCCCTGCTCTTTTTTATTTTTGCCGTGGGCACCTATGTCGGCGGGCCTTTCGTGGTTCTTACCGCGATTTTATTTTTTTGGCCATACACCTCCCCGGATCCACCGACCTTTTATTCGACTTTCCACGGGCTGGCGGAGGTGTATTTTCTCGGCTATGCCTTCGGCGTCGTTTTCGCCACGTTTTACAACGATTTGATCTATCTTCATATCAGGATTTTCGGCAAAAAACACGTCGTGCTGGCTTTTGCGCATGACACCAGGGCGAAATTCAACATCATCAAATCGCCGATTGAGAAAGAAGAAGCAGCGCTGCTCGCCGTTCTAAAGCCCCTTTTATTTTATGTCAATAAAATCCGTGCCGGCGATGAGATGGCAGCAAACGCGAGAGAACTCGTCGAACGGATTCGCCAGGCGCGTGAAAAGATGTTCGAACACGACCGCGATTGCCTTGCGGAGATTCTTGTCGGCGACGGCATCGTCGGCAATTTTGACGAGCAGATGCATGTCTTGCAGCAACGGTTGGCAGCAGGAAATACAACGACTCTCGAAAAGGTTGAGAAGCAAATCGAGCCGCTCGTTGAAAAATATTTGAAATTGAAAGAACGCAAGCTCTATCATCATCATTTGGAGGCGGCGCCGGCAGCGCCGTATACCATTGCCTTTGTCGCCAATCCCAAAATTCGCCGGCGTCCGCCTACAGCGGGCATGGCGGCGACGTATCAAAAGGATCCCATCATCAATGATCTCGATCTTTTTCTGAAATCCGTTGACCGGGCGTTGATGAGCCTGGAGCGGGATGAAGTCTTGGGCCGCCCGGAGATTTGGAGCCGTATCCGGGTGATGAC
Above is a window of candidate division KSB1 bacterium DNA encoding:
- a CDS encoding cytochrome C oxidase subunit IV family protein, whose protein sequence is MSNTAHIRPNYVAVWAWLVFLLVISLAAVYLPFSQAVTITLIFAVAAVKAFLVAVNFMHLKFEQRLVHLIALVPVVLFIIMTVTLIPDIVYNR
- a CDS encoding Rrf2 family transcriptional regulator, which gives rise to MLQLTMAGEYTVRAMLHLASQPAGAVVQIYDIARQWDIPENFLRKIVQLLTKSKLVLSHRGVGGGIELAKPAEEITLLEVIEAAEGNLALNKCLISAGLCFRESWCAVHLVWHEVQEKMKEILRSRSMADLARQTLQRQIQIRDGITLSTWQPTTANHAKISPPACL
- a CDS encoding heme-copper oxidase subunit III, translating into MENTFAKNLFPASNGTFSRAGAEDRALPNVELPINGSVLGLLIFLGTEAMFFAGLISAFLILRAGGGVWPPAGQPRLPVEVTAINTLILLFSAYTMHRATLAVRSDNQKTLVNWLAVTGALGTIFLGVQGTEWLRLVNYGLTLTSGNYGATFYTLIGAHGLHVLAAVIVLSIVFTRALSKKYSAQNFNGLELCRLYWFFVVGIWPLLYGLVYLG
- a CDS encoding tetratricopeptide repeat protein, which encodes MQGKSYNTAATRAEACLDDDLLYRYLEKLATEQERRTVERHLQACRECFSDFAALARMASTPATEAEKTELAQLPGLTPEEQINKIFDYLKAEGPAPDPVREVLDNKFVFQTKKKSWPKLWSWLPSPQLAPRFAYVMALFLILAATSFIGIPFIVSRFDKSADTLAEIQRELQTQHKIYVNPSDYAVSAPRLSGGYAPERLFLMGPEEETASRLDNSRRRLEAVTADEAKAAQARQLLAQTFIIQGAFAQADSVLRQIPTASRQQAGLLNDRGVLRLAMNDFSAAAHDFEAAINADPKLVEARYNLALTKAKMGLIAEALVIFNEYLNLETKPEWRDVALDILEELQKEKK
- a CDS encoding sigma-70 family RNA polymerase sigma factor — encoded protein: MFMDLQNLPNTQLIKLCAEAPDHREAWLLFHQRFDRSIRLFILRECKRKDLTANRSQFEEIFNDLVQDVYLKLVQNNCRALRNYKALNEDSIYQYLAIIARNAVRGYLTKVGAKKRRAKLISLDTPVAGPQENENLRLIDVVPDAGPSPDASLEAQSEQQELDWLLEQIVTGASKERDILIYKLHYEEGFSPEQIVEHCGIALSDKRIRNIITEIKQKIIEARQSPKSKTS
- a CDS encoding cytochrome c oxidase subunit 3 — its product is MSSIAVTENYYEKTMPIGKMGIWWFLASEIMVFGGLIGSYILYRLASAGAWAEMAHHVSTAIGAINTLVLLTSSLTMVLAHAAIEDENRRRAKLYLGLTVLGGLLFLGFKAIEYTTEISNGFTPLSGTFWAFYYTMTGLHGLHVLGGMIANFALFVMASRGTLWPNTHQRVEYCGLYWHFVDVVWIFLFPLLYLSY
- a CDS encoding cbb3-type cytochrome c oxidase subunit I, producing the protein MSSAATAHATHEEKLSFWRKYIFSVDHKVIGKQYLFLGMFMALVGGLLAYLMRWELAWPESPVPGTGWIPEPTMFQGVVPPEFYNAIVTMHGTIMVFFVAMPILLGAFGNFLIPLMVGAPDMAFPRLNMMSFWTIFTASVVMIASFFVPGGAASAGWTGYPPLSANPVYTGVNWGITLWILGLALEFASFLMGGINFLTTTVSMRARGLKMMRLPLMVWMQITAAVIFMLSVGPLIAGAVLLLLDRTAGTSFYTVAQGGDPLLWQHLFWFFGHPEVYVILLPGLGAVLEVLPVFSRKPIFGYKAIVYSTIVAGVLSFIVWAHHMFVSGMNFKLVMPFSITTILISVPFTIILLAMMATLWKGAIRFTTPMLFAVGTLAMFIIGGLTGIFLGSATADIYLHDTYFVVAHFHYTLISAVFLGGFTAMYFWFPKMFGRMMNETWGKVHFWLTLVFFNLVFMPLFKAGLGGEMRRLYDPFQYDFLKPHQPLHKFATIAAILLFASQIPFLINFFWSLFKGKIADRNPWQANTLEWTAPSPPPHGNFEIAPSVYHGPYVYSAPNMNMKEDWQPQDQPLAS
- the coxB gene encoding cytochrome c oxidase subunit II, with protein sequence MFDWFPKNISTYGGDIDAVFWLIFYIVGAGFILGEAVILYLVIRYRRKEGRRAAYIAGDKISELAWILVPAAIVLVLDLGIDFAGGEAWSKVKGETPASDIKVIVTGKQFNWNFTYPGPDGQFGTDDDLTLENELHVPVKKVVDLSLNSEDVLHSFFVPVMRLKQDCIPGRKIPAWFEATETGEYEIACAELCGYGHYTMRGFLFVHSEEDYAKWTQERWPPAAADSTQVGQL
- a CDS encoding type IV pili methyl-accepting chemotaxis transducer N-terminal domain-containing protein, with the protein product MLKFPHQHVYKRRGRLAGTGMEKNFDKSMSRRYLFALGVLALVAIVSDYALQKKINAELKRGAVINLSGQQRMLSQRIAFCSMRLADSRLSSERAAWRRELINAITLMESSLAGLINSDSSLNLPDRSSAEVQAIFFSPPHSLHEKVQRYLAASKSLCQAPESDLVLDNPHLQYISSSATQLLSSMNELVKLYQKESEAGIARLQRLERTVMVITIFVLLMMALFIFRPMVGRIRAYFVEHRQAEEEREKLITELRQALANVKTLSGLIPICASCKKIRDDQGYWNILEDYIARHSEADFTHSFCPECKKKFDDEE